Proteins encoded in a region of the Mycolicibacterium duvalii genome:
- a CDS encoding MCE family protein, producing the protein MTRSVGTLIKFSIFGLIMVMLTAFLFFVFSDSRTGATNEYSAVFSDASRLQTGDTVRIAGIRVGTVKDVSLQPDRSVLVKFDADRDTVLTTGTKAVIRYLNLVGDRYLELVDTPDSTQIVPAGGQIPQTRTAPALDLDLLLGGLKPVIQGLNPEDVNSLTSSLVQILQGQGGTLESLFSKSSSFTTTLADNNEVIEGVIEELRIVLDTLSEDGEEFSGAIDRFEQLVSGLSADRDPIGTAIEALDNGTASMADLLSRGRAPLANTVDELSRLAPLVNNDLDRLDATLQRLPEIYRKLARVGSYGAWFPYYICGITFRASDLEGRTVVFPWIKQETGRCVDE; encoded by the coding sequence ATGACGCGCTCGGTCGGAACCCTCATAAAATTCAGCATCTTCGGGCTGATCATGGTGATGCTGACCGCGTTCCTCTTCTTCGTGTTCAGCGACTCCAGGACCGGTGCCACCAACGAGTACTCGGCGGTGTTCTCCGACGCGTCCCGATTGCAGACCGGCGACACCGTGCGCATCGCCGGCATCCGCGTCGGGACGGTCAAAGACGTTTCGCTGCAGCCGGATCGGTCGGTGCTGGTGAAGTTCGACGCCGACCGCGACACGGTGCTGACCACCGGTACCAAGGCCGTGATCCGCTACCTGAACCTGGTGGGCGATCGCTATCTCGAACTGGTCGACACCCCCGATTCGACGCAGATCGTCCCGGCGGGCGGTCAGATCCCGCAGACCCGCACGGCGCCGGCGCTGGATCTGGACCTGCTCCTCGGCGGGCTCAAGCCGGTGATCCAGGGGCTCAACCCCGAGGACGTGAACTCGCTGACCTCGTCGCTGGTGCAGATACTGCAGGGGCAGGGCGGCACGCTGGAGTCGCTGTTCTCCAAGAGCTCGTCGTTCACCACCACGTTGGCCGACAACAACGAGGTCATCGAAGGCGTGATCGAGGAGCTGCGCATCGTGCTGGACACGCTTTCGGAAGACGGCGAGGAGTTCTCCGGCGCCATCGATCGGTTCGAGCAACTCGTGTCGGGTCTGTCAGCCGACCGGGACCCGATCGGGACCGCCATCGAGGCGCTGGACAACGGAACCGCTTCGATGGCCGATCTGCTGAGCCGGGGCCGTGCCCCGCTGGCCAACACGGTCGACGAGCTGAGCCGGCTCGCACCGCTGGTCAACAACGACCTGGATCGTCTCGACGCCACGCTGCAGCGGCTGCCCGAGATCTACCGCAAGTTGGCACGGGTGGGTTCCTACGGCGCCTGGTTCCCGTACTACATCTGCGGTATCACCTTCCGCGCGAGCGACCTCGAGGGACGAACCGTGGTCTTCCCCTGGATCAAGCAAGAAACGGGAAGGTGCGTGGACGAGTAG
- a CDS encoding MCE family protein, whose amino-acid sequence MLKYRGSQLARAGFIGVVLMILVIAVGLQPERLLQWASAIRYQALFTEAGGLSVGNDVTVSGIKVGSVSSIGLDNGDALVGFTIDGKYALGSDTTAHIRTGTLLGERVLALESEGSGTLDPRQVIPTSRTSSPYSLTDAVGELTTNTAATDTDSLNRSLDTLAETLDQVAPQLGPTFDGLSRLSQSLNSRNESLAELLRTAGDVTGIFSERSAQVNRLILNANDLLGVLNDRRYAITSLLANISAVSQELRGVVADNEADLAPALEHLNTVVAVLEKNRDNLAKMLPGGAKYYLTQGEIVSNGAYYNALVPNVQPAQLLQPFLDYAFGFRRGVDAGQPPDNAGPRAELPFPVNGIPQPGDLPNDGNP is encoded by the coding sequence ATGCTCAAGTATCGAGGTTCTCAACTCGCCCGAGCGGGCTTCATCGGGGTCGTGCTGATGATCCTGGTCATCGCGGTGGGTCTGCAGCCCGAGCGGCTCCTGCAGTGGGCCAGCGCCATCCGGTACCAGGCGCTGTTCACCGAAGCCGGCGGACTTTCGGTCGGCAACGATGTGACGGTGTCCGGCATCAAGGTCGGTTCGGTCTCCTCCATCGGGCTCGACAACGGCGACGCACTGGTCGGTTTCACCATCGACGGCAAGTACGCTTTGGGCTCCGACACCACCGCCCACATTCGTACCGGGACGCTGCTCGGTGAGCGCGTGCTCGCGCTGGAGTCCGAAGGCAGCGGAACGCTCGATCCCCGGCAGGTCATCCCGACGTCACGGACGTCGTCGCCGTATTCCCTGACCGACGCGGTCGGTGAGTTGACCACCAACACCGCGGCCACCGACACCGACTCGTTGAACCGGTCGCTGGACACGCTGGCCGAGACGCTCGATCAGGTAGCCCCGCAACTCGGCCCCACCTTCGACGGGCTCTCTCGGCTGTCGCAATCGTTGAACAGTCGCAACGAGAGCCTGGCTGAACTGCTGCGCACCGCCGGCGACGTGACGGGCATCTTCTCGGAGCGCAGCGCACAGGTCAACAGGCTGATCCTCAACGCCAACGATCTGTTGGGCGTCCTCAACGACCGCCGCTACGCAATCACCAGCCTGCTGGCCAACATCTCAGCGGTGTCCCAGGAACTGCGCGGCGTGGTCGCCGACAATGAAGCCGACCTCGCCCCGGCGCTGGAGCATCTCAACACCGTCGTCGCCGTGCTGGAGAAGAACCGCGACAATCTGGCCAAGATGCTGCCCGGCGGCGCCAAGTACTACCTGACCCAGGGCGAAATCGTGTCCAACGGCGCCTACTACAACGCGCTGGTGCCCAACGTGCAGCCGGCTCAGCTGTTGCAGCCCTTCCTCGATTACGCGTTCGGCTTCCGCCGTGGAGTCGATGCCGGTCAGCCGCCGGACAACGCCGGCCCGCGCGCCGAACTGCCCTTCCCCGTCAACGGAATCCCGCAGCCAGGAGATCTGCCCAATGATGGCAACCCGTAA
- a CDS encoding MCE family protein, with amino-acid sequence MMATRKPLVAGTAILLALLLVAGAAFLVRQVFFGPYTITAYFPTATAIYPGDEVRVSGVKVGSIDRIEPEGTQTKMTLKVDRGVQVPAEARAVIVAQNLVAARYVQLTPAYRQGDGPTMGDGGVIPAERTAVPVEWDEVKDQLTRLATELGPQAGRDGTSISRFVDSAADAMGGNGEKLRETLRQLSGVARVFAEGSGNIGDIITNLQVFVTALRDSKQQIVLFQNRLASLTSVINDSRSDLDSALTELSLAIGEVQRFVAGSRNQTAEQVQRLANLTQILVDNRLAFENVLHIMPNAIGNFQNIFYPNGGSVTGAFALSNFSNPVWFVCGLIGGVANTTAPETAKLCAQYLGPALRLLNFGGLPFPINAYLRPATSPHRLIYTDPKLAPGGGGPADPPEPPPTVSAYTGAGDIPPPPGWNLPPGPPGLYAPDDDAPAIPSPALFPGAPIPGPPNIQSNLPPQPQTVDGLLLPPTPAPGNPPPPVAPNAPLLPAEGTPPS; translated from the coding sequence ATGATGGCAACCCGTAAGCCGCTGGTGGCCGGCACGGCGATCCTGCTGGCCCTCCTGCTGGTCGCCGGTGCGGCGTTCCTGGTGCGCCAGGTGTTCTTCGGTCCGTACACCATCACGGCGTACTTCCCAACCGCGACCGCAATCTACCCCGGTGACGAAGTGCGGGTGTCCGGCGTCAAAGTCGGTTCGATCGACCGGATCGAGCCGGAAGGCACCCAGACCAAAATGACCCTGAAGGTCGACCGTGGTGTGCAGGTGCCCGCCGAGGCCCGGGCCGTCATCGTCGCGCAGAACCTGGTGGCCGCTCGCTACGTGCAGCTCACCCCGGCCTATCGCCAGGGCGACGGTCCGACCATGGGCGACGGCGGCGTCATTCCGGCCGAACGCACCGCAGTGCCGGTGGAATGGGACGAGGTCAAAGATCAGTTGACCCGCCTGGCCACGGAATTGGGCCCACAAGCTGGTCGCGACGGTACATCGATCTCCCGGTTCGTCGACAGTGCCGCCGACGCAATGGGCGGCAACGGTGAGAAGCTGCGCGAGACCCTGCGTCAGTTGTCAGGCGTGGCAAGAGTTTTCGCCGAGGGCAGCGGCAACATCGGCGACATCATCACCAACCTGCAGGTCTTCGTCACCGCGCTGCGGGACAGCAAGCAGCAGATCGTGCTGTTCCAGAACCGCCTGGCGAGCCTGACCAGCGTGATCAACGACAGCCGGTCGGACCTCGACTCCGCGCTGACGGAGCTGTCACTGGCCATCGGCGAGGTGCAGCGCTTCGTGGCCGGCAGCCGCAACCAGACCGCCGAACAAGTGCAACGGCTGGCCAATTTGACCCAGATACTGGTGGACAACCGCCTGGCCTTCGAGAACGTCCTGCACATCATGCCCAACGCGATCGGCAACTTCCAGAACATCTTCTACCCCAACGGCGGATCGGTGACCGGCGCGTTCGCGCTGTCGAACTTCTCGAACCCGGTCTGGTTCGTCTGCGGGCTGATCGGCGGCGTGGCCAACACCACCGCACCCGAAACGGCCAAACTGTGCGCCCAGTACCTGGGGCCGGCACTGCGGTTGCTGAATTTCGGCGGCCTACCGTTCCCGATCAACGCCTACCTGCGGCCGGCGACGAGCCCGCACCGGCTCATCTACACCGACCCGAAGCTGGCGCCCGGTGGCGGCGGTCCCGCCGATCCGCCCGAACCGCCCCCCACGGTATCGGCGTACACGGGTGCGGGCGACATCCCGCCGCCGCCAGGATGGAATTTACCGCCCGGGCCGCCGGGACTGTACGCCCCCGACGACGACGCCCCCGCGATTCCGTCGCCCGCCTTGTTCCCCGGCGCCCCCATCCCGGGCCCGCCCAACATCCAGTCGAACCTGCCGCCGCAGCCGCAGACCGTCGACGGCCTGCTGCTGCCGCCGACACCGGCACCGGGCAATCCGCCACCGCCGGTGGCGCCGAACGCGCCGTTGCTGCCCGCAGAAGGGACGCCGCCCTCATGA
- a CDS encoding MCE family protein, translating to MIFGAKRRSNPGLKRLSIVGVSVALSMTGCAFQGVNSLPLPGAPGRGPDAQTYTVQMPNVATLESNSPVMIDDVVVGSVGKMTVDNWHANIEISVKPDVVVPANAVATIGQTSLLGSMHLALNPPLGEEPSGRLQPGATLPLNESSVYPTTEQTLASLSTVANGGGLGQIGDIIHSMNTGISGRENEIRELLTRLDDFVGVLEEQRGNIVASMQQLRRVAGTFAGQRDVIDRALKEVPPAIDVLIEQRPQFTTALQKLGEFSDTTAGLVNDAGDDLIKNLENLGPILGALADIGPDLNLAVLWATAFPYGPTFADRITRGDYINLYATFDLTYPRLKKTLLLGTRWGDEEAKLIPAPGDPYYLNYSYDPLKLGVAPPPAEALPPPPEAAVSAPLPPTSAPMLPVTPPPPAQPWLPQSAPITDQQIFAGPYGAQTATEPAVPAAPAPGGGG from the coding sequence ATGATCTTCGGAGCGAAGCGACGGAGCAATCCCGGGCTGAAACGACTGAGCATCGTCGGTGTCAGCGTCGCGCTGTCGATGACGGGCTGCGCCTTTCAAGGCGTCAACTCGCTGCCGCTGCCGGGCGCGCCGGGCCGAGGACCGGACGCCCAGACCTATACCGTGCAGATGCCCAACGTGGCGACCCTGGAGTCGAATTCGCCGGTGATGATCGACGACGTCGTCGTCGGCAGCGTGGGCAAGATGACGGTCGACAACTGGCACGCCAACATCGAGATCTCGGTCAAGCCGGACGTGGTGGTGCCCGCCAACGCGGTGGCTACCATCGGACAGACCAGCCTACTGGGCTCGATGCACCTGGCGCTGAACCCGCCGCTGGGCGAGGAGCCCAGCGGACGGTTGCAGCCCGGAGCGACGTTGCCGCTCAACGAATCATCGGTGTACCCGACCACCGAGCAGACCCTGGCGTCGTTATCGACCGTCGCCAACGGCGGCGGTCTGGGTCAGATCGGCGACATCATCCACAGCATGAACACCGGAATATCCGGCCGTGAGAACGAGATCCGGGAGCTGCTCACCCGGCTGGACGATTTCGTCGGCGTGCTCGAAGAGCAGCGTGGCAACATCGTCGCGTCGATGCAGCAACTGCGGCGCGTCGCAGGCACCTTCGCCGGTCAGCGCGACGTCATCGACCGGGCGCTCAAGGAGGTTCCACCGGCCATCGACGTGCTGATCGAACAGCGTCCGCAATTCACCACCGCGTTGCAGAAACTCGGCGAGTTCAGCGACACCACCGCGGGCCTGGTCAACGACGCCGGCGACGATCTAATCAAGAACCTGGAGAACCTGGGACCGATCCTCGGTGCGCTGGCCGACATCGGTCCGGACCTCAACCTCGCGGTGCTGTGGGCAACGGCCTTCCCGTACGGCCCGACGTTTGCCGACCGCATCACCCGGGGGGACTACATCAACCTCTATGCGACGTTCGATCTGACCTACCCGCGGTTGAAGAAGACCCTTCTGTTGGGGACCCGCTGGGGCGACGAGGAAGCGAAACTCATCCCGGCGCCGGGTGATCCTTACTACCTGAACTACTCGTATGACCCACTCAAACTCGGCGTGGCTCCGCCGCCGGCGGAAGCGCTGCCGCCTCCGCCGGAGGCTGCGGTGAGCGCGCCCCTGCCGCCGACCTCAGCGCCCATGCTTCCGGTGACCCCGCCGCCGCCCGCCCAACCATGGCTGCCGCAGTCGGCGCCGATCACCGATCAGCAGATCTTCGCAGGACCGTATGGAGCCCAGACAGCGACCGAGCCGGCCGTGCCCGCCGCGCCGGCGCCAGGAGGTGGCGGCTGA
- a CDS encoding MCE family protein, which translates to MLTRFVRNQLIIFTIASIVGVAVMVFAYMQVPTLLGIGRLTVKLELPASGGLYRFSNVTYRGVQIGKVTSVALTENGAEATLSLDTSPKVPADLQAEVRSVSAVGEQYVDLRPNTDSGPYLENGSRIPMENTTIPQEVGPMLDQLSAMVDSLPKDRIPDLLDETYKAFNGAGPEFGSLLDSAAEVTDEVNGVSDQTRTLVDDIRPLLDSQAETTEAIRTWARSLNGVTAQVVQNDPQVRAILQQGPGFAQEVSALLEQVQPTLPILLANLTTVGQILLTYNPSIEQLLVLFPGIIAAQQSFGLPANNPTGLPMGDFALTISDPNPCTVGFLPPSQWRNPEDETVIDTPDGLYCKLPQDSPLNVRGARNYPCMAHPGKRAPTVELCNDPRGFVPQAIRQHLLGPYPFDPNLVKQGIPIDARVEGEDRIHAPLEGTPLPPGAQRMGTPPVSPPGTPPFPVSPPAPGAPPAPAPVEPAAGATPVAPSAFDGASEGPSVASASYDPNTGKYLAPDGSLQQITNVASGPAPASWKDLLPK; encoded by the coding sequence ATGCTGACCCGTTTCGTCCGGAATCAGTTGATCATCTTCACGATCGCGTCGATCGTCGGCGTAGCGGTGATGGTCTTCGCCTACATGCAGGTTCCCACGCTGCTCGGGATCGGCCGGTTGACGGTCAAGCTGGAACTCCCGGCCTCCGGTGGCCTGTACCGGTTCAGCAACGTGACCTACCGCGGTGTGCAGATCGGCAAGGTGACCTCGGTTGCGCTGACCGAGAACGGCGCGGAAGCCACGCTGTCGCTGGACACGTCGCCCAAGGTGCCCGCGGACCTGCAGGCCGAGGTGCGCAGTGTGTCGGCGGTCGGCGAGCAGTACGTGGATCTGCGTCCGAACACCGATTCGGGGCCGTACCTGGAGAACGGGTCGCGAATCCCGATGGAGAACACCACGATCCCGCAAGAGGTCGGTCCGATGCTCGACCAGCTCAGCGCCATGGTCGACAGCCTTCCCAAGGACCGCATTCCCGACCTGCTCGACGAGACCTACAAGGCGTTCAACGGTGCCGGTCCGGAGTTCGGCTCTTTGCTCGACTCCGCGGCCGAGGTCACCGATGAGGTCAATGGCGTGTCCGACCAGACGCGCACGCTCGTCGACGACATCCGGCCGCTGCTGGACTCGCAGGCCGAGACGACCGAGGCGATCCGCACGTGGGCCCGCAGCCTCAACGGCGTCACGGCGCAGGTCGTGCAGAACGATCCGCAGGTGCGCGCTATTCTGCAGCAGGGCCCCGGCTTTGCGCAGGAGGTCAGCGCGCTGCTCGAGCAGGTCCAGCCCACCCTGCCGATCCTGCTGGCCAACCTGACCACGGTGGGGCAGATCCTCCTCACCTACAACCCGTCCATCGAGCAACTGCTGGTGCTGTTCCCGGGCATCATCGCCGCGCAGCAATCGTTCGGTCTGCCGGCGAACAATCCCACGGGTCTGCCCATGGGCGACTTCGCGCTGACGATCAGCGACCCGAACCCGTGCACCGTCGGCTTCCTGCCGCCGTCGCAATGGCGTAACCCGGAAGACGAGACCGTGATCGACACCCCGGACGGCCTGTACTGCAAGCTGCCGCAGGACTCGCCGCTCAACGTCCGCGGTGCCCGCAACTACCCCTGCATGGCCCATCCCGGCAAGCGCGCGCCGACCGTCGAGTTGTGCAATGACCCAAGGGGATTCGTGCCGCAGGCCATCCGTCAGCATCTGCTCGGCCCGTACCCGTTCGATCCGAACCTGGTCAAGCAGGGCATTCCGATCGATGCCCGGGTCGAGGGGGAGGACCGCATCCACGCACCGCTGGAGGGCACTCCGCTGCCACCCGGTGCGCAGCGGATGGGGACCCCGCCGGTGTCGCCGCCGGGCACGCCGCCGTTCCCGGTCAGTCCGCCCGCGCCAGGGGCTCCTCCCGCGCCTGCGCCGGTGGAGCCGGCTGCCGGGGCGACGCCGGTGGCGCCGAGTGCCTTCGACGGTGCGTCCGAAGGGCCGTCGGTGGCCAGTGCGTCCTACGATCCGAACACCGGGAAGTACCTGGCGCCCGACGGTTCCCTGCAGCAGATCACGAACGTAGCGTCGGGCCCGGCCCCGGCCTCGTGGAAGGATCTGCTGCCGAAGTGA
- a CDS encoding cytochrome P450 has translation MSNFDTVDYFTDPSLVPDPHPYFDHLRAKCPVVQEPHYGVLAVTGYDEAATVLKDTDTFSSCIAVAGPFPPLPFTPEGDDITDQITAHRPQMPMFEHMVTMDPPDHTNARSLLNRLLTPSRLKENEDFMWRLADEVLDDILGDGPVGRTEFLSAYAKPFSLLVIADLLGVPEADHEEFRTVLGAPRPGANVGSLDHTDLVSTNPLEWLDDKFSAYIEDRRENPRDDVLTALATSKYPDGSTPPVIEVVRSATFLFAAGQETTTKLLSASLRVLGDHPDIQETLRRDRSRIPVFIEEALRMDAPVKSQFRLAKKPTRVGDVDVPAGTTLMVCPGAVNRDPSRFDHPHEFDLNRKNVREHIAFGRGVHSCPGGPLARVEGRVSIERILDRMGDIAIDEELHGPPGDRRYTYEPTFILRGLTELNITFAPIR, from the coding sequence ATGAGCAACTTCGACACGGTCGACTACTTCACCGATCCCTCCCTGGTGCCGGATCCCCACCCGTACTTCGACCACCTGCGCGCCAAGTGCCCCGTGGTCCAAGAACCCCACTACGGGGTGCTGGCGGTGACCGGTTACGACGAGGCGGCCACGGTCCTCAAGGACACCGACACGTTCTCGTCGTGCATCGCGGTCGCCGGCCCGTTCCCGCCACTGCCCTTCACACCCGAAGGCGACGACATCACCGACCAGATCACCGCACACCGGCCCCAGATGCCGATGTTCGAGCACATGGTCACCATGGACCCGCCCGACCACACCAACGCCCGCTCACTGCTCAACCGCCTCCTGACGCCCAGCCGGCTCAAGGAGAACGAGGACTTCATGTGGCGGCTGGCCGACGAAGTGCTCGACGACATCCTCGGCGACGGACCGGTGGGCCGCACCGAGTTCCTCAGCGCGTACGCAAAGCCGTTCTCGCTGTTGGTGATCGCCGACCTGCTCGGTGTTCCGGAGGCCGACCACGAGGAGTTCCGCACCGTCCTGGGCGCACCGCGGCCCGGTGCCAACGTCGGCTCACTGGATCACACCGACCTCGTCTCGACCAACCCGCTGGAGTGGCTCGACGACAAGTTCAGCGCCTACATCGAGGACCGCCGCGAGAATCCGCGCGACGACGTGCTGACCGCACTGGCGACGTCGAAGTACCCCGACGGGTCGACCCCGCCGGTCATCGAGGTGGTGCGCTCGGCGACGTTCCTGTTCGCCGCCGGCCAGGAGACCACCACCAAGCTGCTGTCGGCGTCGCTGCGGGTGCTCGGCGACCATCCCGACATCCAAGAGACCTTGCGCCGCGACCGTAGCCGGATCCCGGTGTTCATCGAGGAGGCGCTGCGGATGGACGCGCCGGTCAAGAGCCAGTTCCGGCTGGCCAAGAAGCCGACGAGGGTCGGTGATGTCGACGTCCCGGCCGGCACCACGCTGATGGTGTGCCCGGGCGCGGTCAACCGCGATCCGAGTCGCTTCGACCACCCGCACGAATTCGATCTGAATCGCAAGAACGTGCGCGAGCACATCGCCTTCGGACGCGGAGTGCACTCGTGCCCGGGCGGGCCGCTGGCCCGCGTCGAGGGACGGGTGTCGATCGAGCGGATTCTGGACCGGATGGGCGACATCGCCATCGACGAGGAGTTGCACGGTCCGCCCGGGGATCGCCGCTACACCTACGAACCGACGTTCATCCTGCGCGGCCTGACCGAACTGAATATCACTTTCGCCCCAATTCGTTGA
- a CDS encoding TetR/AcrR family transcriptional regulator, with protein MKSSRRIGAPDAKNRVVLLDAAEQLLLEEGYAAVTSRRVADRAHLKPQLVHYYFRTMEDLFLAVFRRRAEEGLAVLTTALQSPQPLWALWRFSTAPEATRLTMEFMGLANHRKALRAEIVYYAERFRQAQNQAIAEALDRHRAVAGEVPPVVWTIFATAVSQAIVMEKALGIDTGHAETFAFCEEWLRRLEGDPLPEVAAFAEEAAASHGSP; from the coding sequence ATGAAATCGTCGCGACGAATCGGGGCTCCCGACGCGAAGAATCGGGTGGTGCTGCTCGACGCCGCCGAGCAACTGCTCCTCGAGGAGGGCTACGCGGCGGTGACGTCTCGGCGGGTCGCCGACCGCGCCCATCTCAAACCGCAGCTGGTGCACTACTACTTCCGCACGATGGAAGATCTGTTCCTGGCGGTGTTCCGGCGGCGGGCCGAAGAGGGGTTGGCGGTGCTGACCACGGCGCTGCAGTCGCCGCAACCATTGTGGGCGCTGTGGCGGTTCAGCACCGCGCCCGAAGCCACCCGCCTGACCATGGAATTCATGGGTCTGGCCAACCATCGCAAAGCGTTGCGCGCCGAGATCGTGTACTACGCCGAGCGATTCCGGCAGGCGCAGAACCAGGCGATCGCGGAGGCGTTGGACCGGCACCGGGCCGTAGCCGGTGAGGTGCCGCCCGTGGTGTGGACGATCTTTGCGACCGCGGTGTCGCAGGCGATCGTCATGGAGAAGGCGCTGGGAATCGACACCGGGCATGCGGAGACCTTCGCGTTCTGCGAGGAGTGGCTGCGCCGCCTCGAGGGCGACCCGTTGCCGGAGGTCGCCGCCTTCGCCGAGGAAGCCGCGGCGTCGCACGGCAGCCCGTAG
- a CDS encoding thiolase family protein, with protein sequence MSNSTNDVAIIGVGLHPFGRFDKTAMEMGADAIQAALTDAGLNWKDIQFGFGGSYEVSNPDAVTRLVGLTGITFTNVFNACATSASAIQQTADTIRLGKYDIGIAIGLDKHPRGAFTDDPAKLALPQWYANNGQFVTTKFFGMKANHYIHKHNISEETLARVANKNFRNGVLNPNAFRRKEISVEEIMASPVLNYPLRQYMFCAPDEGAAAVIMCRADIAHKYTDKPVYVRASEIRTRTYGAYEVHATSAPLDEDPSPTVYAAKAAYEAAGIGPEDVDIAQLQDTDAGAEVIHMAETGLCADGEQEKLLADGATEIGGSMPVNTDGGLIANGEPIGASGLRQMHELVRQLRGEAGERQVPGSPRVGLAQVYGAPGTASATILSL encoded by the coding sequence ATGAGCAACTCCACCAACGATGTCGCGATCATCGGCGTCGGCCTGCACCCGTTCGGCCGCTTCGACAAGACCGCGATGGAGATGGGCGCCGACGCGATTCAGGCCGCCCTGACCGACGCGGGGCTGAACTGGAAGGACATCCAGTTCGGGTTCGGCGGAAGCTATGAGGTGTCCAACCCCGACGCGGTGACCCGGCTGGTCGGACTGACCGGCATCACCTTCACCAATGTCTTCAATGCGTGCGCGACCTCGGCGTCGGCGATTCAGCAGACCGCCGACACCATTCGGCTGGGCAAGTACGACATCGGCATCGCCATCGGGCTCGACAAGCACCCCCGCGGCGCGTTCACCGACGATCCGGCCAAACTCGCGCTGCCGCAGTGGTATGCCAACAACGGCCAGTTCGTCACCACCAAATTCTTCGGGATGAAAGCAAACCACTACATCCACAAGCACAACATCTCCGAGGAGACGCTGGCGCGGGTGGCCAACAAGAATTTCCGCAACGGCGTGCTGAACCCGAATGCGTTCCGGCGCAAGGAGATTTCGGTCGAGGAGATCATGGCCTCGCCGGTGTTGAACTATCCGTTGCGCCAGTACATGTTCTGCGCCCCCGACGAAGGTGCGGCCGCGGTGATCATGTGCCGCGCCGACATCGCGCACAAGTACACCGACAAGCCGGTCTACGTGCGCGCCAGCGAGATTCGGACCAGGACCTACGGCGCCTATGAGGTGCATGCGACCTCGGCTCCACTCGACGAGGATCCGTCACCGACGGTCTACGCGGCCAAGGCCGCCTATGAGGCCGCCGGTATCGGTCCCGAGGATGTCGACATCGCGCAGCTGCAGGACACCGACGCCGGCGCCGAGGTCATCCACATGGCGGAGACAGGTCTGTGCGCCGACGGCGAGCAGGAGAAGCTGCTGGCCGACGGCGCCACCGAGATCGGCGGCAGCATGCCGGTCAACACCGACGGCGGGTTGATAGCCAATGGGGAACCGATCGGCGCATCGGGTCTGCGGCAGATGCACGAATTGGTGCGGCAGTTGCGCGGAGAGGCCGGCGAACGGCAGGTACCGGGCTCGCCGCGGGTCGGGCTGGCCCAGGTGTACGGTGCGCCCGGCACCGCGTCAGCGACGATCCTGTCGCTATAA
- a CDS encoding Zn-ribbon domain-containing OB-fold protein: MVTCVSTSQRALAPEISTWPDDNPQLIGSRCASCGATTFPVQQRCPKCSGGDMSEVRLPRRGTIVAWTTQGFPPGPPYLGPTGKDFVPFGVGLVELRDGDEPVIRVEGRLTENDPAKLQFGQEVELTMVPFTKGDDGAEIVTFAFAPVGN, translated from the coding sequence ATCGTCACCTGCGTGTCGACCTCGCAGCGGGCGCTGGCGCCCGAGATCTCCACCTGGCCAGACGACAACCCGCAGCTGATCGGAAGCAGGTGCGCGAGTTGTGGCGCCACCACGTTTCCGGTACAGCAGCGTTGCCCGAAGTGCAGCGGCGGCGACATGTCAGAGGTGCGGTTGCCGCGGCGCGGCACGATCGTGGCCTGGACGACGCAGGGTTTCCCGCCGGGCCCGCCCTACCTGGGCCCGACCGGCAAGGACTTCGTTCCGTTCGGCGTCGGACTCGTGGAACTGCGCGACGGCGATGAGCCGGTGATCCGGGTGGAGGGTCGACTCACCGAGAACGATCCCGCCAAACTGCAGTTCGGCCAGGAGGTCGAGCTGACCATGGTGCCGTTCACCAAGGGCGACGACGGCGCCGAGATCGTCACCTTCGCCTTTGCCCCGGTCGGCAACTGA